GTTACTTATCTTGTGTAATACTAAAAGTAAGTGTTAGTGGATGAAAACTGAAAGTTCCAGGTTTATTATCTCATTTAACAGACGCAAACATTTCAACATACAAGCATGCAATATTGGAAAAAACTTACAGCAGCAGAACAAGACCATCGCATTACCCATGCACTGGAACAAAATATAAATTATAGTCAGGGCTTTTCCTTGGGCGTTCCAGCATCCACTTTAGACGATAAAGTCTTTTATGACAAGGCGCCATTTCTGAAAGATGCACCACTATTACGTACTTATGTTCACAATCCCAATCATATTGGTTGTCACACGCTGGGAGAGTCCGAACCCTTTTTTCGCGGCACTCAAGAGATAGAACGGGAAGTAATTGAATTATTGTCGGTTGATATGTTATGTGCCCCAGAGCAGCATTGTGATGGTTATATTACCGCAGGGGGCACCGAAGCCAATATGCAAGCAGTATGGGTTTATCGAAATTATTTTCAACAGGAATTTAAAGAATCTGCTGAAAGTATTGCCATTATTGCATCTGAAGACACACATTATTCGCTTGCCAAAGCGTCGAATGTTTTTGGTGTCGAGCTTTTTCCGGTAAAAGTAGATGTTGAATCAAGAAAGCTTATAATAGCTGATGTTGAGAAAGTAATTAAAAATGCCCTTAAAAAAGGAAAGAGATATTTCATTGTCATAGCCAATATGGCCACGACAATGTTTGGCAGCGTCGATGATACGTCCGTTTATACAAGTGTATTGGAAAAGCTCTCCCTCCCCTTCAAACTCCACGTAGATGGGGCTTTCGGCGGTTTCATTTACCCCGTGAGCGAACCGGGAAGCAATTTAACCTTTGCAAATTCGCAGGTATCTTCCATTACATTGGATGCACACAAAATGTTACAAGCACCCTATGGAACAGGTGTTTTTTTGATCAGAAAAGGCTTGATGCCTTATGTTTATACGGAAGAGGCACAATATGTAAACGGCATGGATATTACTTTAAGTGGCAGTCGCTCAGGAGCTAATGCCATTGCCGTTTGGATGATTTTGCAGACCTATGGCTATTATGGCTGGCAAGAAAAAATCGAAACATTATTAAAAAGAACCGACTGGTGCTGCAAAGCTTTGGATGAAAGAAGTATTCGTTACTACCGCCATCCAAAAATGAATATCATTGCCATATGTGCAGCAGATATTGAAAAAGCAGTAGCAGAAAAATATTTCTTAGTGCCAGATACGCATCATGGGAGTCCTAACTGGTACAAGATTGTCGTGATGGACCATGTGGGAATGGAGCAATTGAAGGATTTTGTGAGTCAACTAAAAAGCCCAATATCCAATTAGATATTGAGCTTTTAGTTATAATAGAATAAGCTATAATTCTCCTTTTTTCGCCCCCTCATTTAACCATGCTTTAATAGCATTTGTAGTAATAGATTTTGGTCTCTCTAAGGCAAAGCCTAAAGCGCGGCTCCAACACATATTCGCCATGACGCCTAGTGAGCGTGAAACACCAAAAAGCACAGTATAAAACTCATATTCTTTCATGCCAAAGTGTACCAGTAATGCACCACTATGCGCATCTACATTGGGCCAAGGGTTTTTTACTTTTCCGGTAGCGGCCAATATCTCGGGAACTACCTCAAAAATATTCCAAACTGTTTGTACCAGTTTATCATCTGGCATATTAGATTCTGCAAATTCTTTCTGAGCCAAAAACCTTGGGTCTGTATTGCGTAAAACTCCATGACCATATCCCGGAATCACCTTACCCGCAGCAAGTGTATCTTTTGCATATTGAGCAATTTGTTCTTTTGAAGGAGCATCTGTACCCAATGTTTTCAACATCTCAAAAATCCATTTAATTACTTCTTGATTGGCTAAGCCATGCAAAGGGCCGGCAAGACCGTTCATTCCTGCAGCAAAACTCAAATAAGGGTCACTTAAAGCAGAACCCACCAAATGCGTAGCATGCGCAGAAACATTCCCCCCTTCATGATCTGCATGAATAGTCATGTATAAACGCATTAGCTTCAGAAAATCTATTTCGGTATAACCCAGTAAAAGTGCAAAGTTGGCCGCCCAGTCTAAGCTTTTGTCACTTTTTAATGATGCGCCATTTTTATATTTTCTGTTATAAACGTAAGCAGCAATATAAGGCAGACGCGCAATTAGGTTAATGGCATCTTCAAATATCGGATCCCAATAATCTTTTTTATTAATTCCTTCAGAATAAGCTTTAGCGAATAAACTCTCCGTTTGTAAAGCCATAATACCGGTAACGAATTGTGTCATTGGATGCGCTGAAATAGGCAAAGCATCAATTGTTTTGAAAACATGCGCAGGGATATCGCTTCTTTCAGCTAAAGATTTGGAAATAGCTTTCACGTCCTCCTGGGTAGGCAATTCTCCAATAAGCATTAAATAAAATAATCCTTCGGGTAATGGCTCGGTTCCTCCTTCCGCCTTAGGTAGCTTTTCTTGCAATTCCGGAATGGAATATCCTCTGAATTTTATGCCATCCATCGGGTCTAACAAGCTTACTTCACTTACGATGCTAGTAATACCGCGCATTCCCTGATATAGCTGTGAAACAACGACTTCTTCAACCGGTGTATTCGCATTTTCCCTCAACAGCATTTTTATTTCTGCGGCTTCTTTATCGGCCTTAGCGCGGAATTTATTCTTAATATCAATCATCATTTTCTTTTTTCACCCGGTTATTTTACATAGCAGTTTTCTGCAGTTATTCACTTTTGCCCGCCTTAAATAAGGCATTTTTGTCCTTTTTAAAAAGACAAAAACAGCTAAAACCCTACAAGAGACAATATGCGTAAAGATAATTATTAGTCACATTAATTACGAAAAAAAATGCAAAACTTATTTAAAAAATATTCTGCCACTTA
The Arachidicoccus soli DNA segment above includes these coding regions:
- a CDS encoding pyridoxal phosphate-dependent decarboxylase family protein yields the protein MQYWKKLTAAEQDHRITHALEQNINYSQGFSLGVPASTLDDKVFYDKAPFLKDAPLLRTYVHNPNHIGCHTLGESEPFFRGTQEIEREVIELLSVDMLCAPEQHCDGYITAGGTEANMQAVWVYRNYFQQEFKESAESIAIIASEDTHYSLAKASNVFGVELFPVKVDVESRKLIIADVEKVIKNALKKGKRYFIVIANMATTMFGSVDDTSVYTSVLEKLSLPFKLHVDGAFGGFIYPVSEPGSNLTFANSQVSSITLDAHKMLQAPYGTGVFLIRKGLMPYVYTEEAQYVNGMDITLSGSRSGANAIAVWMILQTYGYYGWQEKIETLLKRTDWCCKALDERSIRYYRHPKMNIIAICAADIEKAVAEKYFLVPDTHHGSPNWYKIVVMDHVGMEQLKDFVSQLKSPISN
- a CDS encoding citrate (Si)-synthase — encoded protein: MMIDIKNKFRAKADKEAAEIKMLLRENANTPVEEVVVSQLYQGMRGITSIVSEVSLLDPMDGIKFRGYSIPELQEKLPKAEGGTEPLPEGLFYLMLIGELPTQEDVKAISKSLAERSDIPAHVFKTIDALPISAHPMTQFVTGIMALQTESLFAKAYSEGINKKDYWDPIFEDAINLIARLPYIAAYVYNRKYKNGASLKSDKSLDWAANFALLLGYTEIDFLKLMRLYMTIHADHEGGNVSAHATHLVGSALSDPYLSFAAGMNGLAGPLHGLANQEVIKWIFEMLKTLGTDAPSKEQIAQYAKDTLAAGKVIPGYGHGVLRNTDPRFLAQKEFAESNMPDDKLVQTVWNIFEVVPEILAATGKVKNPWPNVDAHSGALLVHFGMKEYEFYTVLFGVSRSLGVMANMCWSRALGFALERPKSITTNAIKAWLNEGAKKGEL